Proteins encoded in a region of the Flavobacteriaceae bacterium HL-DH10 genome:
- a CDS encoding molybdopterin-dependent oxidoreductase, which yields MYTSLTNRRSFIKKMAIMSAMTAAATMFPGILFADEQERNLPKGGGLDWKKAPCRFCGVGCGVLVGIDKGKAVAVKGDPKSSVNKGLCCVKGYHSVMSIYGKDRLTKPLVKKNGKYVETSMKEALDLIASKMKTTIKDHGKDSVSIYGSGQWTIPDGYVASKLFKGCIGTNNVEANARLCMASAVTGFLTSFGLDEPMGCYEDIDHADVFMLWGNNMAEMHPVLFSRLLDQRLKRGVKIIDFATRTTRTSMAADKSIIFQPQTDLAVANAICYEIIKNGWVNKSFVEKHCSFNKGLTDMGYGLEDKYKFKDKPEKIDFESYKEFLEDYSPEKVEKLSGVSAKDIKYMAAYYGDPNKKVMSLWCMGMNQHTRGTWINNLVYNIHLLTGKISEPGNSPFSLTGQPSACGTVREVGTLTHKLPHGVVMNEEHRKHAAEIWDVPVENIDPKPTYHTVEMFRALDRGDIKFMWIQVTNPMVTMPKLKRYRDACKKEGRFIVVSDIYPTPTTDIADVILPSAMWIEREGMYGNSERRTQYFEQMIEPVGEAMSDTWQIVEVAKRLGYEKQFYYKKETHIEEIYNEYRRHHEGKKHAMAPLEVLKSQPGAQWPYVDGKSTKWRFNSEYDPACTNGEKFHFYGKPDGRAVIWQRPYEPAPEEPDNEYPFWLCTGRVIEHWHSGSMTRRIPVLHKAMPHAYVELNPAQAKSMQIRTGDKVKLTTRRGEIILPASVNERGVPENNQVFVPFFDEDMLINDITLDAFCPISKQPDYKKCAVKVEKV from the coding sequence ATGTATACCTCGTTAACAAACAGACGTAGTTTTATAAAGAAAATGGCAATAATGTCTGCAATGACAGCCGCTGCCACTATGTTTCCAGGCATTTTATTTGCTGATGAACAAGAAAGAAACCTGCCAAAAGGTGGAGGTTTAGATTGGAAAAAAGCACCTTGTAGATTTTGTGGTGTGGGCTGTGGTGTTCTGGTAGGAATTGATAAAGGAAAAGCGGTAGCTGTTAAAGGAGATCCAAAATCATCTGTAAATAAAGGTCTTTGCTGTGTAAAAGGTTATCATTCTGTAATGTCTATATATGGAAAAGATAGACTAACAAAACCATTAGTGAAAAAGAATGGTAAATACGTTGAAACATCAATGAAGGAAGCTTTAGATTTAATTGCTTCTAAAATGAAAACTACGATAAAAGATCATGGTAAAGATTCGGTTTCTATATACGGTTCAGGACAATGGACGATACCAGATGGTTATGTAGCATCTAAATTGTTTAAAGGATGTATTGGTACAAATAATGTTGAAGCCAATGCCAGATTATGTATGGCAAGTGCAGTAACAGGATTTTTAACATCATTTGGACTTGATGAGCCTATGGGCTGTTATGAAGATATAGATCATGCAGATGTGTTTATGCTTTGGGGTAATAACATGGCAGAAATGCACCCAGTTTTATTCTCAAGATTATTAGATCAACGCTTAAAAAGAGGCGTGAAGATTATTGATTTTGCTACCAGAACCACACGTACAAGTATGGCAGCAGATAAGTCTATTATATTTCAACCTCAAACAGATTTAGCGGTTGCTAATGCTATTTGCTATGAAATAATTAAAAATGGTTGGGTAAATAAATCCTTTGTAGAAAAACATTGTAGTTTTAATAAAGGGCTTACCGATATGGGATACGGACTTGAAGATAAATATAAATTTAAAGACAAGCCTGAAAAAATTGATTTTGAATCTTATAAAGAATTTTTAGAAGATTATTCACCTGAAAAAGTTGAAAAATTATCTGGTGTTTCTGCAAAAGATATAAAGTACATGGCCGCTTATTATGGCGATCCAAACAAAAAAGTGATGTCTTTATGGTGTATGGGAATGAATCAGCATACTCGCGGAACTTGGATAAACAATTTAGTATATAATATTCACTTATTAACAGGGAAAATTTCTGAACCAGGTAATAGTCCATTTTCTTTAACAGGTCAACCAAGTGCATGTGGAACGGTGAGAGAAGTAGGGACTTTAACACATAAATTACCTCATGGTGTTGTTATGAATGAAGAACATCGTAAACACGCTGCTGAGATTTGGGATGTGCCTGTAGAGAATATTGATCCTAAACCTACGTATCATACTGTTGAAATGTTTAGGGCTTTAGACAGGGGTGATATCAAGTTTATGTGGATTCAGGTTACTAATCCAATGGTAACAATGCCAAAACTGAAACGTTATCGAGATGCTTGTAAAAAAGAAGGACGTTTTATAGTGGTTTCCGATATTTACCCAACACCAACAACAGATATTGCAGACGTAATTTTACCATCTGCAATGTGGATTGAACGTGAAGGCATGTATGGGAATTCAGAGCGAAGAACACAGTATTTTGAGCAAATGATTGAGCCTGTAGGAGAAGCGATGAGTGATACCTGGCAAATAGTTGAAGTAGCAAAGCGGTTAGGTTACGAAAAGCAATTTTATTATAAAAAAGAAACTCATATAGAAGAAATATATAACGAATATAGAAGGCATCACGAAGGTAAAAAACATGCGATGGCTCCTTTAGAGGTTTTAAAATCGCAACCTGGAGCGCAATGGCCTTATGTTGATGGAAAATCTACTAAATGGCGTTTTAATTCAGAATATGATCCAGCATGTACTAATGGTGAGAAATTTCATTTTTATGGTAAGCCAGATGGAAGAGCTGTAATATGGCAACGCCCTTATGAACCAGCTCCAGAAGAACCAGATAATGAATATCCATTTTGGTTGTGTACTGGACGTGTGATTGAGCATTGGCATTCAGGTTCGATGACTCGAAGAATTCCTGTTCTGCATAAAGCCATGCCTCATGCCTATGTAGAACTAAATCCAGCACAAGCTAAATCTATGCAAATACGTACTGGAGATAAAGTGAAGCTAACAACAAGACGAGGAGAAATTATTTTGCCAGCATCAGTTAATGAAAGAGGGGTGCCTGAAAATAATCAGGTGTTTGTACCTTTCTTTGATGAAGACATGTTGATAAACGATATTACTTTAGATGCGTTTTGTCCCATTTCAAAACAGCCAGATTATAAAAAATGTGCGGTTAAAGTAGAAAAAGTATAG
- a CDS encoding outer membrane protein transport protein, whose amino-acid sequence MRTNILKILFLLFSISATSQVGHIMQGVGAVNMSMGGASTAQPLDISGALQWNPASIATFDDKILKFDIGLFYSSPELYSTVPTQGGPFSGNTKDDRGVSPMPALAMVWGKADSKHTFGVSAFGISGFGVTFPESTTNPINMPQSMGGFGHIESDYLLMQVGLTWAYELTDKISIGVEPTFNYAALELAPNPTANPSAAGYPSTDKASAIGFGAQIGVFYDSGFGLKLGASYKTAQKFSEFEFDNTYLDNSTSKNKFQMDYPAIFSIGLGYSLEAIDFALDFRRVDYENTDGFSTTGWTQTASVSGFGWKNMSIISAGLQYKGINKLPLRIGYTYSSNPIDGEVAFFNIPATAIIQNAYQFGFSYEIYDAWGFDAVYHYGASDGKTSGSILNPMLIQSNPPYGAVPNSEIAYDMTTSMFMVGINYTFGK is encoded by the coding sequence ATGAGAACTAATATTTTGAAAATTCTGTTTTTGCTTTTTTCTATTAGTGCGACTTCTCAAGTTGGTCACATTATGCAAGGCGTTGGAGCAGTTAATATGTCTATGGGAGGTGCATCAACCGCACAACCATTAGATATTTCTGGTGCATTGCAATGGAATCCAGCTTCTATAGCTACTTTTGATGATAAAATATTAAAGTTTGATATTGGACTTTTTTATTCTTCACCAGAGTTATATTCCACGGTACCAACGCAAGGCGGACCTTTTAGTGGCAATACAAAAGATGATAGAGGGGTTTCTCCAATGCCTGCACTAGCTATGGTTTGGGGTAAAGCAGATAGCAAACATACCTTTGGAGTTTCCGCTTTTGGGATAAGTGGCTTTGGTGTTACTTTTCCAGAAAGCACAACCAATCCTATTAATATGCCTCAAAGTATGGGTGGTTTTGGACATATAGAATCCGATTATTTATTGATGCAAGTAGGACTTACTTGGGCCTATGAATTGACTGATAAAATCTCAATTGGAGTTGAACCTACATTTAATTATGCAGCTTTAGAGTTAGCGCCTAATCCTACAGCAAACCCATCTGCTGCAGGATATCCTTCAACAGATAAGGCATCTGCAATAGGATTTGGTGCCCAAATAGGAGTGTTTTATGATTCTGGTTTTGGTTTAAAGTTAGGAGCATCCTATAAAACAGCTCAGAAGTTTAGCGAATTTGAATTTGATAATACGTATTTAGATAATTCAACAAGTAAAAATAAATTCCAAATGGATTATCCAGCTATTTTCTCAATAGGTTTAGGATATTCATTAGAGGCTATTGATTTTGCTCTTGATTTTAGAAGAGTAGATTATGAAAATACTGATGGCTTCTCTACAACAGGGTGGACACAAACGGCTTCTGTAAGTGGTTTTGGATGGAAAAATATGTCTATTATATCTGCTGGACTTCAATATAAAGGAATCAATAAATTACCATTACGTATAGGTTATACTTATAGTTCTAACCCTATAGATGGTGAAGTTGCCTTTTTTAATATTCCAGCAACAGCTATTATACAGAATGCGTATCAATTCGGATTTAGTTATGAAATATATGATGCTTGGGGGTTCGATGCCGTTTATCATTATGGAGCTAGTGATGGGAAAACTTCTGGATCAATACTTAATCCGATGCTAATTCAAAGCAACCCGCCATATGGAGCCGTTCCAAATAGCGAAATTGCTTATGATATGACAACTTCCATGTTTATGGTAGGTATTAATTATACCTTTGGTAAGTAG
- a CDS encoding molybdopterin-dependent oxidoreductase, with amino-acid sequence MTTSRRKFIKISALGLGGVVASASALNVFGKNSYLNEIVAQNIVKNLKKTATYCEVCFWKCAAWAFTNENNEIKKIIGNDDDPHCNGRLCPRGTGGVGMYHDEDRLKTPLIRTTINGEETYREASWEEALDLIASKFKNIKEKYGAESVALLKHGSPGSHLEHLFKAFGSDTIAEPAYAQCRGPRETGFGLTFGSWIGSPEPTDIRDTKCLVLIGSHIGENMHNSQVQEMSDAIDNGATIITVDPRFSTAASKSKHWLAIKPATDIALLLSWMHVLIEEDLYNKKYVDTYALGFDELKAHVKPFTPEWAYGITTIKPEEIRKTARTMAASAPSVIVHPGRHVTWYGDDSQRSRAIAILNGLLGSWGNRGGFYFKEKISIPKYPHPKYPEPKWGWHDLGKQYPFSEMGITSELVKATIPNKDNKHPIKAWLIAGTNLINTLPQREKTIEAINAVDFMVVIDTMPMEITGYADVVLPECTYLERYDGIRSATNRTPSIAVRVPAVKPKYNSKPAWWISKEIGERLGLGDYFNYNDFEDVIEWQLNKMGTSLEEMKKIGVKKFERTSGPLFLEDGQDYEFGTLSGKIEFYSHQLAEKGFDPMPVYTPHPEPPQGFYRLNYGRSPMHTFSRTINNPNLSDLKDENTLWVNPKVARILDLKKGQEVWLKNQDDKLSTFSIKVRVTERIRWDSVYMYHGFGHNNKKLTRAFGKGVSDTELISKVVIDPLMGGTGLRGNFVSILTENPHKNIEL; translated from the coding sequence ATGACTACTTCGAGAAGAAAATTCATTAAAATTTCTGCATTAGGATTAGGAGGTGTTGTTGCTTCAGCATCAGCATTAAATGTTTTTGGTAAAAATTCATATTTAAATGAAATAGTAGCCCAAAATATTGTAAAAAACCTTAAAAAAACGGCTACCTATTGTGAGGTATGTTTTTGGAAATGTGCAGCTTGGGCCTTTACCAATGAAAACAATGAGATTAAAAAAATTATTGGTAATGATGATGACCCACATTGCAATGGTCGCTTATGTCCAAGAGGAACTGGAGGTGTAGGCATGTATCATGATGAAGACCGACTTAAAACACCTTTAATACGAACTACTATAAATGGTGAAGAAACATATAGAGAGGCTAGTTGGGAAGAAGCGCTAGATTTGATTGCTTCAAAATTTAAAAACATAAAAGAAAAATACGGTGCCGAATCTGTTGCACTACTTAAACATGGTTCTCCTGGAAGTCATTTAGAACATTTATTTAAAGCCTTTGGATCTGACACGATTGCCGAACCTGCCTATGCACAATGCCGAGGCCCTAGAGAAACTGGTTTTGGACTTACCTTTGGTTCATGGATTGGCTCCCCTGAACCTACAGATATAAGAGATACTAAATGTTTAGTCCTTATAGGCTCTCATATTGGAGAGAATATGCATAATAGTCAAGTTCAAGAAATGTCGGACGCTATTGATAACGGAGCAACCATTATTACTGTAGATCCGAGATTTTCTACAGCTGCTAGTAAATCAAAACATTGGTTAGCTATTAAACCAGCTACCGATATTGCTTTACTACTCTCCTGGATGCATGTGTTAATAGAGGAAGATTTATACAATAAAAAATATGTTGATACATATGCTTTAGGCTTTGACGAATTAAAAGCACACGTTAAACCATTTACTCCAGAATGGGCTTATGGTATAACCACCATAAAACCAGAAGAAATAAGAAAAACAGCTCGAACAATGGCCGCATCAGCGCCTTCTGTTATTGTTCACCCAGGACGCCATGTAACTTGGTATGGAGATGATTCACAAAGATCAAGAGCTATTGCTATTTTAAACGGACTATTAGGTTCTTGGGGAAATCGAGGTGGTTTCTACTTTAAAGAAAAAATTAGTATTCCAAAATACCCACATCCTAAATATCCAGAACCAAAATGGGGATGGCATGATTTAGGGAAACAATACCCTTTTTCGGAAATGGGTATTACTTCAGAGTTAGTAAAAGCTACCATACCAAATAAAGACAATAAACACCCCATAAAAGCGTGGTTGATTGCTGGCACAAACTTAATTAACACCTTACCACAACGGGAAAAAACAATTGAAGCTATTAATGCCGTAGACTTTATGGTCGTTATAGATACCATGCCAATGGAAATTACAGGTTATGCGGATGTTGTACTACCAGAATGCACATACTTGGAACGTTATGATGGTATACGGTCTGCCACAAATAGAACGCCTTCTATTGCTGTTAGAGTTCCTGCTGTAAAACCAAAATATAATTCAAAACCAGCATGGTGGATAAGTAAAGAAATTGGTGAACGCCTCGGTTTGGGTGATTATTTTAATTACAACGATTTTGAAGACGTAATAGAATGGCAACTAAACAAAATGGGGACTTCTTTAGAAGAAATGAAAAAAATAGGTGTCAAAAAATTTGAAAGAACTTCTGGTCCACTTTTCTTGGAAGATGGACAAGATTACGAATTTGGTACGCTCAGTGGAAAAATTGAATTCTATTCACACCAATTAGCTGAAAAAGGTTTTGACCCGATGCCTGTTTACACACCTCATCCAGAACCACCACAAGGATTCTATAGGTTAAATTATGGTAGATCGCCTATGCATACCTTTAGTAGAACCATAAACAATCCTAATCTAAGTGATTTAAAAGACGAAAACACTCTTTGGGTAAACCCTAAAGTGGCTCGGATATTAGACCTAAAAAAAGGTCAGGAAGTCTGGTTAAAAAATCAAGATGATAAGCTTTCAACATTCTCTATAAAAGTGAGAGTTACTGAAAGAATTAGATGGGATTCTGTTTATATGTATCATGGTTTTGGTCATAACAATAAAAAATTAACCAGAGCTTTTGGAAAAGGTGTTAGTGATACCGAACTAATTTCAAAAGTAGTGATAGACCCATTAATGGGAGGCACAGGACTTAGAGGAAATTTTGTTTCAATTTTAACTGAAAATCCACATAAAAATATTGAACTATGA
- a CDS encoding 4Fe-4S dicluster domain-containing protein, which produces MRYAMVIDTLKCVGCSDCVVACQTENDVPIGYCRDWITETVSGTYPNIALELKSERCNHCENAPCVRCCPTGASHIVDGGIVLVTADECIGCGACIESCSYDARYQHPDGYVDKCTFCHHRLKKGQLPACVSVCPTKCMYFGDLDNPNSEVSQLLKNRKYKTLAPEAGTNPHVFYLI; this is translated from the coding sequence ATGAGATATGCCATGGTAATAGACACTTTAAAATGTGTTGGATGTAGTGATTGCGTGGTTGCCTGTCAAACAGAAAATGATGTACCCATTGGTTATTGTAGAGATTGGATTACCGAAACAGTTTCAGGCACATATCCAAACATAGCTTTAGAGTTAAAATCTGAAAGATGTAACCATTGTGAAAACGCACCATGTGTAAGATGTTGCCCTACAGGGGCTAGCCATATAGTTGATGGTGGCATTGTGCTTGTAACAGCAGATGAATGTATTGGTTGTGGAGCATGTATAGAATCATGTTCTTATGATGCACGTTACCAACATCCTGATGGTTATGTAGATAAATGCACGTTTTGTCATCACAGACTAAAAAAAGGACAACTACCAGCATGTGTTTCTGTATGCCCAACTAAGTGTATGTATTTTGGAGATTTAGACAACCCTAACAGTGAAGTTTCACAATTATTAAAAAATAGAAAATACAAAACATTAGCTCCTGAAGCAGGAACCAATCCACATGTATTTTACTTAATTTAA
- the nrfD gene encoding NrfD/PsrC family molybdoenzyme membrane anchor subunit translates to MQEELFTSGRHIPNIDPSLEIWHWPIALYLFLGGLAAGISFFAALLYILGEENKYPTAVKTASVIPPIALSLGLLALVYDLTHPLYTWQLYTTFRIESPMSWGAWVLLITTPLSFLWTFSYYREVYPKLEAKLKIFNRLKFLNAVEKFTIKHRKNIAYALIPLALILGVYTGILLSAFNARPLWNNAILGPLFLVSGLSTGAAAIILLSKTAAEKHLFGKIDLGLIIIELALITHMIMGYYAGSQVQLEAMQLLVGGDFTLMFFGFVVILGLIIPAVLELIELLGFKVPVIVPALLVILGGLIFRFVMIEAGQLTRFLY, encoded by the coding sequence ATGCAAGAAGAATTATTTACAAGCGGACGACATATTCCAAATATTGATCCTTCATTAGAAATTTGGCATTGGCCAATAGCACTTTATTTGTTTTTAGGAGGGCTTGCTGCTGGCATTTCATTTTTTGCCGCCTTACTTTATATTTTAGGTGAAGAAAACAAATATCCAACAGCTGTAAAAACAGCATCTGTAATTCCTCCTATAGCATTGTCATTAGGTTTATTAGCATTGGTATACGATTTAACACATCCGTTATACACCTGGCAATTATATACCACGTTTAGAATTGAATCCCCAATGTCTTGGGGAGCTTGGGTGTTACTAATTACAACACCCTTATCATTTCTTTGGACGTTTAGTTATTACAGAGAAGTGTATCCAAAACTAGAAGCTAAACTAAAAATATTCAATCGTCTTAAATTTTTAAATGCTGTTGAAAAATTCACTATAAAGCACAGAAAAAACATAGCATATGCTCTAATTCCTTTAGCACTAATTTTAGGTGTTTACACAGGTATATTATTATCAGCTTTCAATGCCCGACCGCTTTGGAACAATGCTATTTTAGGCCCCCTATTTTTAGTTTCGGGACTTTCAACAGGCGCAGCGGCAATTATTTTATTATCAAAAACAGCTGCCGAAAAACATTTGTTTGGAAAGATAGATTTAGGATTAATTATTATCGAATTAGCTTTAATCACACACATGATTATGGGATACTATGCTGGCTCTCAAGTACAATTAGAAGCTATGCAATTATTAGTGGGTGGCGATTTTACGCTAATGTTCTTTGGTTTTGTAGTAATCTTAGGTTTAATAATCCCAGCTGTTCTAGAGCTTATAGAACTATTAGGCTTTAAAGTCCCCGTTATAGTACCAGCTTTATTGGTCATTTTAGGCGGACTCATTTTTAGATTTGTTATGATAGAAGCTGGACAATTAACACGATTTCTATATTAA